A single genomic interval of Antarcticibacterium arcticum harbors:
- a CDS encoding metal-dependent transcriptional regulator — MFSLSEENYLKAIFHLEHTYKEGVSTNALAEEMETKASSVTDMVKKLSEKKLVIYKKYQGVKLSKLGRDTAIEIIRKHRLWEVFLVEKLNFNWDEVHDVAEQLEHIRSEKLINELDKFLGFPKRDPHGDPIPDAAGNFIASNKTLLADLIIGDSGICVGVKDSSAAFLQFLDKNHISLGKEIKVLEKEDFDKSMLIDLQGNELRISSLISENLYIKIS, encoded by the coding sequence ATGTTCAGTCTTTCCGAAGAAAATTATTTGAAGGCTATTTTTCACCTTGAGCACACTTATAAAGAAGGGGTGAGCACGAATGCCCTTGCAGAAGAAATGGAGACCAAAGCATCATCTGTAACCGATATGGTTAAAAAGCTTTCAGAAAAAAAACTGGTAATCTATAAAAAATACCAGGGGGTTAAGCTAAGCAAATTGGGCCGGGATACTGCCATTGAGATAATTAGGAAACACCGCCTTTGGGAAGTGTTTTTGGTTGAAAAATTAAATTTTAACTGGGATGAAGTTCATGATGTGGCGGAACAACTGGAACATATTCGATCTGAGAAACTAATTAATGAGCTTGATAAATTCCTTGGCTTTCCAAAACGAGACCCGCATGGCGACCCAATACCAGATGCGGCCGGAAATTTTATAGCTTCCAATAAAACCCTCCTTGCCGATCTTATTATTGGTGATTCGGGTATTTGTGTAGGGGTTAAAGATTCATCGGCGGCTTTTCTTCAATTTCTGGACAAGAACCATATTTCCCTGGGGAAAGAGATAAAGGTTCTTGAAAAGGAGGATTTTGATAAATCAATGCTGATAGACCTCCAGGGCAATGAACTGCGAATTTCCAGCCTGATCTCCGAAAACCTTTACATTAAAATTTCCTGA
- a CDS encoding TerB family tellurite resistance protein has translation MFKWILAIVGYMFFRFPGAILGFILGTLIDNYSRGASSFGPASSSRSTVSPGDFELNLLSLASLVIKSDGKVSQTELDYVRAYFVQAYGKERANATFRTFNDVIKNREISASRIGLYLQQRTRYEVRLQILHFLFSIANADGHVSNAELNMLYEIAGYLNLMKRDFESIKAMFFKSADNAYKILEIEKSATDAEVKKAFREMAKKYHPDKLQHMDEAYRKGAEEKFRKVQEAYEHIQKERGN, from the coding sequence ATGTTTAAATGGATCCTCGCCATTGTTGGCTATATGTTTTTTAGATTTCCCGGGGCTATTCTGGGTTTTATCCTTGGTACTCTCATAGATAATTACAGCAGGGGCGCAAGTAGTTTTGGACCTGCCTCCAGCAGCAGATCTACGGTCTCGCCCGGGGATTTTGAACTTAATCTCCTCTCCCTGGCCTCGCTGGTAATAAAATCTGACGGGAAAGTCTCCCAGACAGAACTGGATTATGTGCGGGCTTATTTTGTACAGGCTTATGGAAAGGAGCGGGCAAATGCCACCTTCCGCACGTTTAATGATGTTATTAAGAACCGTGAGATCTCTGCAAGCCGTATTGGCTTATACCTGCAGCAACGCACGCGTTATGAGGTGAGGCTTCAAATTCTTCACTTTTTGTTCAGCATTGCAAATGCAGATGGGCACGTGTCTAATGCTGAACTTAATATGCTATACGAGATCGCAGGTTATCTAAACCTGATGAAACGCGATTTTGAGAGTATTAAAGCGATGTTCTTTAAATCTGCAGACAATGCCTACAAGATCCTGGAAATAGAAAAATCGGCCACAGATGCAGAGGTTAAAAAAGCCTTCAGAGAAATGGCTAAGAAATATCACCCCGATAAACTTCAGCATATGGACGAAGCCTACCGCAAAGGAGCCGAAGAAAAATTCAGGAAGGTGCAGGAGGCTTATGAGCATATACAAAAGGAGCGGGGTAACTAA
- a CDS encoding TonB-dependent receptor has translation MRFLIIFLLIGLKGFTQTAGIQGKITSGKDPVSFASISIAATQLGTFSNENGSFHLTNIPEGKHLLRISAIGFETVTREITLKDKQLLDLDIKMEEASNILEEVLIVDSQTGLSRRTPYNISSIQISGIENKGNPNGMMGVLREVPGVYGAEFGHGIVKPFIRGLGFSRIVTIYQGNKLENHQWGADHGLGINDLGIRQVDVIKGPASVLYGSGALGGVLVAIDEDKYLHDTGFSGNAGTTFNSISNGIRTYASAAVNTKKNVFFATDLSYENHADYKNGEGRLIGNSRFNTHTLRLHTGLNREKFQNKLSFTYNLQNLGIISDEEMDDDLSLVTTRNDRKMQLPFQQVEDRLISYNQTTTSSKFDTFLHLSHHFNKRKEIETNLNETDLGLKQYHTFYNGRISFENGKFNHSLGIQGSFLKNKNIAQAQKFLIPDADVLENGLYYLSSLDLDKWFLQGAVRYDYRLVSVYARSPELIEYGFILPGDPESRKLTRDFAGFTGSMGVTRKFNEQHTAKFNVSTGFRAPDLAELFSNGPHPGTSRFEKGNDQFGREQSLQADLNYNYRGKRFQGDISAFGSLVNNYIFFTATNQIREEDGLEIWTYSQTNALLYGAEFFLKYNFLKGNRMQTSFSGAIVRAKDQQTQENLTFIPPDNYNIEMGYYALNDKSLYIFSKIRAINDQNRTGFEEDPTPGYTLLNLGVSKEFKWEENSLTAGITVYNSLNKNYVDHLSILRPFNISSPGRNLMLNLKYNF, from the coding sequence ATGAGATTTTTAATTATTTTTCTTTTAATAGGATTGAAAGGATTTACACAAACTGCCGGCATCCAGGGTAAAATAACATCGGGGAAGGATCCTGTTTCCTTCGCGAGTATTAGCATTGCCGCTACACAATTGGGAACATTTTCCAATGAAAACGGGAGTTTTCATCTCACCAACATTCCGGAAGGGAAGCATCTCCTTCGAATAAGTGCTATTGGATTTGAAACCGTAACACGGGAAATAACTTTAAAGGACAAACAACTTTTGGATCTTGATATTAAAATGGAAGAAGCCTCTAATATTCTGGAGGAGGTTCTTATTGTAGATTCTCAAACGGGGCTTTCCCGGCGAACCCCCTATAATATATCTTCCATCCAGATAAGCGGAATTGAGAATAAGGGAAATCCCAATGGTATGATGGGGGTCTTAAGAGAAGTACCCGGGGTATATGGGGCCGAGTTTGGCCACGGCATAGTCAAACCATTTATTCGGGGGCTGGGATTCTCCCGTATAGTCACCATATACCAGGGAAATAAACTGGAAAATCATCAATGGGGGGCAGATCATGGCCTTGGAATTAATGACCTGGGAATAAGACAGGTAGATGTAATTAAAGGGCCGGCATCTGTTTTATATGGATCTGGCGCGTTGGGCGGGGTTCTAGTTGCTATTGATGAGGATAAATATTTGCACGATACAGGGTTTTCAGGAAATGCGGGAACCACCTTTAACAGCATTTCAAACGGTATTCGCACCTATGCTTCGGCAGCGGTGAACACAAAAAAGAATGTCTTTTTCGCAACAGATCTATCTTATGAGAATCATGCCGACTATAAAAACGGTGAGGGCCGGTTAATAGGGAATAGTAGATTTAACACCCATACCCTTCGGCTCCATACAGGATTGAACAGGGAAAAATTTCAGAATAAATTATCCTTCACCTACAACCTGCAAAATCTGGGGATTATTTCAGATGAAGAAATGGATGACGACTTATCGCTGGTAACCACGCGTAATGACCGGAAAATGCAACTGCCTTTTCAACAGGTTGAGGACCGGTTGATATCTTACAACCAAACTACTACTTCCTCAAAATTTGACACTTTTCTTCACCTTTCTCATCACTTTAATAAACGTAAGGAAATTGAAACAAATTTGAATGAAACAGATCTGGGATTAAAACAATATCACACTTTTTATAATGGGAGAATTAGCTTTGAAAATGGAAAATTTAACCATAGCCTGGGAATCCAGGGGAGTTTTCTCAAGAATAAAAATATAGCCCAGGCTCAAAAATTCTTAATCCCGGATGCCGATGTTCTCGAGAATGGATTATACTATCTAAGCAGTCTGGACCTGGATAAATGGTTTTTACAGGGAGCGGTGCGGTATGATTACAGGCTGGTAAGTGTTTATGCCCGGTCTCCGGAACTTATAGAATATGGCTTTATTTTACCCGGGGATCCCGAAAGCAGAAAACTAACCAGGGATTTTGCAGGTTTTACCGGTTCTATGGGAGTAACGAGAAAATTTAATGAGCAGCATACTGCAAAATTCAATGTTTCAACCGGCTTTCGTGCACCAGATCTTGCTGAGTTGTTTTCCAATGGTCCCCACCCCGGCACCAGCAGGTTTGAAAAAGGAAATGATCAATTTGGCCGGGAGCAAAGCCTGCAGGCAGATCTTAATTATAATTACAGAGGTAAAAGATTTCAGGGAGATATCTCGGCATTTGGAAGCCTGGTGAACAATTATATATTCTTTACTGCCACCAACCAGATAAGGGAAGAAGATGGTCTTGAAATATGGACTTACAGCCAGACCAATGCGCTGCTGTATGGGGCAGAATTCTTCCTCAAATACAATTTTCTTAAGGGAAACAGGATGCAAACCAGTTTTTCCGGAGCTATTGTAAGAGCAAAGGACCAGCAAACGCAAGAGAACCTCACATTTATCCCACCAGATAATTACAATATTGAAATGGGATATTATGCTTTAAACGATAAAAGCCTCTATATTTTCAGCAAGATAAGGGCAATAAATGACCAGAACAGGACTGGTTTTGAAGAAGATCCCACTCCCGGGTATACCTTATTAAATCTTGGCGTGAGTAAAGAATTTAAATGGGAAGAGAATTCACTTACCGCCGGGATCACGGTTTACAATTCCCTGAATAAAAATTATGTAGATCACCTATCTATACTCAGGCCCTTCAACATAAGTAGCCCAGGAAGGAATCTAATGCTAAACTTAAAATATAATTTTTAG